The DNA segment ACGAGACCGAGCGCACCCACGCACTGTCCCCGGGCGAGAAGCGGCAGCGCCACCGTCGATCGCATGCCTTCCTCGGCCACGGTCGATGCGCAGTCGGCGAGCGCGCGGGCGAGGAGCGTCTGCCTATGCTGATCGTCGCCGTCGGGCCTCCGCGCGGAGCCGTCGGCGTCATAGACGCGCTCGGGAGCCTCGCTCAGCCCGGGAACGAGGACCAGCAGGCGCTCGATGGGGAGCAGCTCGGCGAGCCCCTTGGCGATCGGCGGAAGCAGCGTCGCGCACTCGCGATGCCGACTCACGATCTGATTCACGCGGAGCACGGCTGCGAGCTCGCGCGCGCCGAGCTCGGCGACGCCGTGGTCTCTGCTCCCGAGTGCGGCGACCTTCGTCATGGCCTGCGCCCGGAGCAACTTATAGGCGCGTCTCGAGAGCCCCAACAAGACGCTCAGACGCCCGCGACGCTCGCCGCGGGCTCACGGCCTTGGCTGGCCTGCCTGGGTCGACCCTCTCTACGATGGCGCCCGTCGCGGGTTAGCTGGCACGTTTGAGTTCCTCTCGGAGTACTCGGCGCAAGGTCTCCTCGAGCGGCTGCTGCCGCTGCTGGATATACTCGTGCAGGGCCGTGTTGATGAGGTTTTGGTAGCTGCCGCCACCAGCAGCATGAACCTGGCTCTTGAACCAAGTCAGCACATCGCCGTCGAGACGGATGGTGATCCGCGTCTTGCCCTTGGCCACACGGACCACAGGGCCGCGCTTCGCCTTGCTGAAGTCATACTGTTTTCGCATACCCACCGATCTGGCGTATGTACGTCCGTACAGACGCGTGTCAAACGATCAT comes from the Candidatus Eisenbacteria bacterium genome and includes:
- a CDS encoding BrnA antitoxin family protein; translated protein: MRKQYDFSKAKRGPVVRVAKGKTRITIRLDGDVLTWFKSQVHAAGGGSYQNLINTALHEYIQQRQQPLEETLRRVLREELKRAS